In a genomic window of Chrysemys picta bellii isolate R12L10 chromosome 1, ASM1138683v2, whole genome shotgun sequence:
- the ASB9 gene encoding ankyrin repeat and SOCS box protein 9 isoform X2, whose translation MDGAGAKGNASKYQGVEGQSHATSLSNPLMSDFVSDWSPLHDASIHGRLLALKKLINQVNGVTIDWHTPLFNACVSGNVACLNLLLQHGASPHAPCDLASPIHEAAKRGHIECVESLTSNGVNIDLNIKHLGTPLYVACENEQVACAKKLLESGASANGGKELDSPLHVAARNSNADLVHLLIDFGADVRAKNAEGKRPVELVPPSSILTQIFVQKEGPLSLMQLCRLCIRKCFGHKQHHKITGLLLPDELKHFLLHI comes from the exons ATGGATGGTGCAGGAGCAAAGGGAAATGCCAGTAAATACCAGGGAGTGGAAGGACAGTCGCATGCAACTTCTCTATCAAACCCACTGATGAGTG ATTTCGTTTCAGACTGGTCTCCCTTACATGATGCTTCTATCCATGGGCGTTTGCTTGCTCTGAAGAAACTCATCAATCAG GTGAATGGAGTTACTATTGATTGGCATACTCCTTTGTTCAATGCCTGTGTCAGTGGCAATGTGGCCTGTTTGAATCTATTATTACAGCATGGAGCCAGCCCACATGCACCATGTGATCTGGCTTCCCCTATCCATGAAGCTGCTAAGAGAG GACATATTGAATGTGTTGAATCCCTCACATCCAATGGAGTAAATATAGACCTCAACATCAAACATCTGGGTACTCCGCTTTATGTGGCTTGTGAGAATGAGCAGGTAGCCTGTGCCAAGAAGTTACTTGaatcag GAGCAAGTGCAAATGGTGGCAAAGAACTGGACTCTCCTCTCCATGTGGCTGCCAGGAATTCCAACGCTGACCTGGTGCACTTGCTGATTGACTTTGGAGCAGACGTGAGAGCTAAGAATGCAGAAGGCAAAAGGCCAGTGGAGCTGGTTCCACCAAGCAGCATTTTAACACAAATATTTGTGCAGAAAGAAG GGCCCCTGTCCTTGATGCAGTTGTGCCGCCTGTGCATTAGGAAGTGCTTCGGACACAAACAACATCATAAAATAACTGGACTTCTGCTCCCGGATGAGCTGAAACATTTTCTCCTCCACATTTAA
- the ASB9 gene encoding ankyrin repeat and SOCS box protein 9 isoform X3 produces the protein MDGAGAKGNASKYQGVEGQSHATSLSNPLMSDFVSDWSPLHDASIHGRLLALKKLINQGSSVNLITADHVSPLHEACLGGHPACASVLLKHGAQVNGVTIDWHTPLFNACVSGNVACLNLLLQHGASPHAPCDLASPIHEAAKRGHIECVESLTSNGVNIDLNIKHLGTPLYVACENEQVACAKKLLESGASANGGKELDSPLHVAARNSNADLVHLLIDFGADVRAKNAEGKRAPVLDAVVPPVH, from the exons ATGGATGGTGCAGGAGCAAAGGGAAATGCCAGTAAATACCAGGGAGTGGAAGGACAGTCGCATGCAACTTCTCTATCAAACCCACTGATGAGTG ATTTCGTTTCAGACTGGTCTCCCTTACATGATGCTTCTATCCATGGGCGTTTGCTTGCTCTGAAGAAACTCATCAATCAG GGGAGCAGTGTTAACCTCATTACAGCAGATCATGTGTCTCCTCTCCATGAAGCCTGCTTAGGGGGCCATCCTGCTTGTGCTAGTGTCCTATTAAAACACGGGGCTCAA GTGAATGGAGTTACTATTGATTGGCATACTCCTTTGTTCAATGCCTGTGTCAGTGGCAATGTGGCCTGTTTGAATCTATTATTACAGCATGGAGCCAGCCCACATGCACCATGTGATCTGGCTTCCCCTATCCATGAAGCTGCTAAGAGAG GACATATTGAATGTGTTGAATCCCTCACATCCAATGGAGTAAATATAGACCTCAACATCAAACATCTGGGTACTCCGCTTTATGTGGCTTGTGAGAATGAGCAGGTAGCCTGTGCCAAGAAGTTACTTGaatcag GAGCAAGTGCAAATGGTGGCAAAGAACTGGACTCTCCTCTCCATGTGGCTGCCAGGAATTCCAACGCTGACCTGGTGCACTTGCTGATTGACTTTGGAGCAGACGTGAGAGCTAAGAATGCAGAAGGCAAAAG GGCCCCTGTCCTTGATGCAGTTGTGCCGCCTGTGCATTAG
- the ASB9 gene encoding ankyrin repeat and SOCS box protein 9 isoform X1: protein MDGAGAKGNASKYQGVEGQSHATSLSNPLMSDFVSDWSPLHDASIHGRLLALKKLINQGSSVNLITADHVSPLHEACLGGHPACASVLLKHGAQVNGVTIDWHTPLFNACVSGNVACLNLLLQHGASPHAPCDLASPIHEAAKRGHIECVESLTSNGVNIDLNIKHLGTPLYVACENEQVACAKKLLESGASANGGKELDSPLHVAARNSNADLVHLLIDFGADVRAKNAEGKRPVELVPPSSILTQIFVQKEGPLSLMQLCRLCIRKCFGHKQHHKITGLLLPDELKHFLLHI from the exons ATGGATGGTGCAGGAGCAAAGGGAAATGCCAGTAAATACCAGGGAGTGGAAGGACAGTCGCATGCAACTTCTCTATCAAACCCACTGATGAGTG ATTTCGTTTCAGACTGGTCTCCCTTACATGATGCTTCTATCCATGGGCGTTTGCTTGCTCTGAAGAAACTCATCAATCAG GGGAGCAGTGTTAACCTCATTACAGCAGATCATGTGTCTCCTCTCCATGAAGCCTGCTTAGGGGGCCATCCTGCTTGTGCTAGTGTCCTATTAAAACACGGGGCTCAA GTGAATGGAGTTACTATTGATTGGCATACTCCTTTGTTCAATGCCTGTGTCAGTGGCAATGTGGCCTGTTTGAATCTATTATTACAGCATGGAGCCAGCCCACATGCACCATGTGATCTGGCTTCCCCTATCCATGAAGCTGCTAAGAGAG GACATATTGAATGTGTTGAATCCCTCACATCCAATGGAGTAAATATAGACCTCAACATCAAACATCTGGGTACTCCGCTTTATGTGGCTTGTGAGAATGAGCAGGTAGCCTGTGCCAAGAAGTTACTTGaatcag GAGCAAGTGCAAATGGTGGCAAAGAACTGGACTCTCCTCTCCATGTGGCTGCCAGGAATTCCAACGCTGACCTGGTGCACTTGCTGATTGACTTTGGAGCAGACGTGAGAGCTAAGAATGCAGAAGGCAAAAGGCCAGTGGAGCTGGTTCCACCAAGCAGCATTTTAACACAAATATTTGTGCAGAAAGAAG GGCCCCTGTCCTTGATGCAGTTGTGCCGCCTGTGCATTAGGAAGTGCTTCGGACACAAACAACATCATAAAATAACTGGACTTCTGCTCCCGGATGAGCTGAAACATTTTCTCCTCCACATTTAA